A genome region from Setaria italica strain Yugu1 chromosome III, Setaria_italica_v2.0, whole genome shotgun sequence includes the following:
- the LOC101753618 gene encoding acetylornithine aminotransferase, mitochondrial — MNSLQSFLAVAPVAAKPASSRVPGAGSRIARPSSRRARVSACLAAEAPPPPPTAGAGAARRELTAASLAVMEDEARYLVGTYNRSRVVLEAGRGCKVYDLDGREYLDMAAGIAVTSLGHGEPEVTATIGQQSGTLIHVSNVYYTRAQVALAKRLVESSFADRAFFANSGTEANEAAIKFSRKFQRVAHPDSDDPPSEFLAFTNCFHGRTMGSVALTSKSQYREPFAPVMPGGTFVEYGNLQEAKKVIQSGRLAAVFVEPVQGEGGIHSATQEFLQGLREACDEAGALLVFDEVQCGLGRTGYLWAHEAYGVAPDIMTLAKPLANGLPIGAVLVKEKVAAAINYGDHGTTFGGGPLVCKTALTVLDKIQKPGFLAEVSKKGENFKQLLRTKLSGNPHVKEVRGVGLIVGIELDVPAGPLVDACLDAGVIVLTAGKGNVVRLVPPLIISEKELEQAADVIRDCLPALDAASS; from the exons ATGAACTCGCTCCAGtccttcctcgccgtcgcgcccgtcgccgccaaGCCGGCGTCCTCCCGCGTCCCTGGCGCGGGATCGCGGATCGCCcggccgtcgtcccgccgcgcccgcgtctCGGCCTGCctcgcggcggaggcgccgccgccgcccccgaccgcgggggccggggcggcgcggcgggagctCACGGCGGCGAGCCTGGCCGTGATGGAGGACGAGGCGCGGTACCTCGTGGGCACCTACAACCGCTCCCGCGTCGTCCTCGAGGCCGGCCGCGGCTGCAAGGTCTACGACCTCGACGGCCGCGAGTACCTCGACATGGCCGCCGGCATCGCCGTCACCTCGCTCGGCCACGGCGAGCCGGAAGTGACCGCCACCATCGGGCAGCAGAGCGGCACCCTCATCCACGTCAGCAACGTCTACTACACCAGGGCGCAG GTTGCGCTCGCCAAGCGGCTCGTGGAGTCCTCCTTCGCGGACCGCGCCTTCTTCGCCAACTCCGGCACGGAGGCCAACGAGGCGGCCATCAAGTTCTCCCGCAAGTTCCAGCGGGTCGCGCACCCCGACAGCGACGATCCGCCATCCGAGTTCCTGGCCTTCACCAACTGCTTCCATGGCCGGACCATGGGCTCGGTCGCGCTCACCAGCAAGTCGCAGTACCGGGAACCGTTCGCGCCCGTCATGCCTGGCGGGACCTTCGTGGAGTACGGCAACCTGCAGGAGGCCAAGAAGGTGATACAGTCCGGCAGGCTCGCCGCTGTGTTCGTGGAGCCCGTGCAGGGTGAGGGTGGCATTCATAGTGCGACCCAGGAGTTCTTGCAGGGGCTGCGGGAGGCATGTGACGAGGCTGGAGCTCTCTTGGTCTTTGATGAG GTGCAATGTGGTTTGGGGCGCACAGGTTACCTCTGGGCACATGAGGCATATGGAGTAGCACCGGACATTATGACCTTAGCAAAGCCACTAGCGAATGGTCTCCCGATCGGCGCTGTCTTGGTCAAGGAAAAGGTTGCTGCAGCCATAAACTACGGCGACCATGGTACAACATTCGGTGGTGGCCCTCTTGTCTGCAAGACTGCACTAACAGTATTGGACAAAATCCAGAAACCTGGTTTCTTGGCTGAGGTGTCCAAGAAAGGAGAGAACTTCAAGCAGCTTCTCCGCACCAAGCTGAGCGGAAACCCACATGTAAAGGAGGTCCGCGGTGTTGGCCTCATTGTCGGCATCGAGCTAGATGTACCGGCTGGTCCTCTGGTCGATGCATGCCTTGATGCCGGTGTCATAGTGCTGACAGCTGGGAAAGGCAATGTTGTGAGGCTCGTGCCGCCACTCATCATCTCAGAGAAGGAGCTGGAGCAAGCCGCCGATGTTATAAGGGACTGTCTACCGGCGCTTGATGCTGCATCTTCTTAA
- the LOC101754430 gene encoding homeobox protein knotted-1-like 10, protein MEDLYSIHPGISRAGGGGSAAAASEASGVAGGAGSPPPPPPQPPPPPADLTELVKAQIAGHPRYPSLLSAYIECRKVGAPPEVATLLEEIGRERRAAAAAGGEVGLDPELDEFMEAYCGVLERYKEELSRPFDEAASFLSSVRTQLSTLCGGAASLSDEMVGSSEDEPCSGDTDATDLGQEHSSRLADRELKEMLLKKYSGCLSRLRSEFLKKRKKGKLPKDARSALMDWWNTHYRWPYPTEEDKVRLAAMTGLDPKQINNWFINQRKRHWKPSEDMRFALMEGVTGGGSSSGTTLYFDTGTIGP, encoded by the exons ATGGAGGATCTGTACAGCATCCACCCAGGGATctcgcgcgccggcggcggaggctccgcggccgcggccagcgAGGCGTCCGGTGTCGCCGGTGGAGCGGgctcgcccccaccgccgccgccgcagcctcccccgccgcccgcggaTCTGACGGAGCTGGTGAAGGCGCAGATCGCCGGGCACCCGCGctacccctccctcctctccgcctACATCGAGTGCCGCAAG GtgggcgcgccgccggaggTGGCCACGCTGCTGGAGGAGATCGGCCGggagcggcgcgccgccgcggccgccggcggggaggtcGGCCTGGACCCCGAGCTCGACGAGTTCATG GAGGCGTACTGCGGAGTGCTGGAGCGGTACAAggaggagctgtcgcggccgttCGACGAGGCGGCGTCCTTCCTCAGCAGCGTCCGGACGCAGCTCAGCACcctctgcggcggcgccgcctcgcTCTCCG ATGAAATGGTAGGGTCCTCGGAGGATGAACCATGCTCAGGAGACACAGATGCGACCGACCTGGGGCAGGAGCACAGCTCGCGCTTGGCTGACCGTGAGCTCAAGGAGATGCTGCTGAAGAAGTACAGTGGCTGTCTCAGCCGCCTGCGGTCCGAGTTcttgaagaagaggaagaaagggaagcTACCAAAGGATGCTCGGTCAGCTCTGATGGACTGGTGGAACACGCACTACCGCTGGCCATACCCTACG GAAGAGGATAAGGTGAGGCTGGCGGCGATGACCGGCCTGGACCCGAAGCAGATCAACAACTGGTTCATCAACCAGCGGAAGCGGCACTGGAAGCCATCTGAGGACATGCGTTTCGCGCTCATGGAGGGCGTCACTGGAGGTGGATCCTCCTCTGGGACGACGCTCTACTTCGACACGGGCACGATCGGGCCGTGA
- the LOC101754036 gene encoding bZIP transcription factor 53, producing the protein MSSRRSPSPDSNTDSGSAGGGFAADERKRKRMLSNRESARRSRARKQQRLEELVAEVARLQAENAQVQTRIATFDRELSKVDGENAVLRARHGELAGRLESLGGVLEVLQMAGAPVDIPEIPDPLLRPWQPPFPMQPIAADAFQF; encoded by the coding sequence ATGTCGTCGCGCCGTAGCCCGAGCCCTGACAGCAACACCGacagcggcagcgccggcggcgggttcgccgccgacgagcgcAAGCGCAAGCGGATGCTGTCCAACAGGGAGTCCGCGCGCCGGTCCCGCGCGCGGAAGCAGCAGCGGCTGGAGGAGCTGGTCGCCGAGGTGGCCCGCCTCCAGGCCGAGAACGCGCAGGTGCAGACCCGCATCGCGACCTTCGACCGCGAGCTCAGCAAGGTGGACGGCGAGAACGCCGTGCTGCGCGCACGCCACGGCGAGCTGGCCGGGCGGCTGGAGTCGCTGGGCGGCGTCCTGGAGGTGCTCCAGATGGCCGGCGCCCCCGTGGACATCCCGGAGATCCCCGACCCGCTGCTCCGCCCATGGCAGCCCCCTTTCCCGATGCAGCccatcgccgccgacgcctTCCAGTTCTGA
- the LOC101753211 gene encoding glutamate--cysteine ligase A, chloroplastic: MAVASRLAVARVSPDGAAAGRRRGRPTGFAAVGLPAAAARRGRRRGGAVAASPPTEEAVQMTEPLTKDDLVAYLASGCKPKENWRIGTEHEKFGFEVDTLRPINYNQIRDILNGLAERFSWDKIMEENNVIGLKQGKQSISLEPGGQFELSGAPLETLHQTCAEVNSHLYQVKAVGEEMGIGFLGLGFQPKWALSDIPIMPKGRYEIMRNYMPKVGTLGHDMMFRTCTVQVNLDFSSEQDMIRKFRAGLALQPIATAIFANSPFKEGKPNGFLSLRSHIWTDTDNNRAGMLPFVFDDSFGFEQYVDYALDVPMYFVYRNKKYIDCTGMSFRDFMQGKLPQVPGELPTLNDWENHLTTIFPEVRLKRYLEMRGADGGPWRRLCALPAFWVGLLYDEESLQSILDMTFDWTKEEREMLRRKVPVTGFKTPFRDGYVRHLAEEVLTLAKNGLERRGYKEVGFLREVEQVVSTGVTPAERLLNLYETKWQRNVDHVFQHLLY, translated from the exons ATGGCGGTGGCGTCGCGGCTGGCGGTCGCGCGGGTGTCGCCggacggcgcggccgcggggaggaggcgggggcgcCCGACGGGGTTCGCGGCGGTCGGgctcccggcggccgccgccaggagagggaggaggcgcggcggggcCGTGGCGGCGAGCCCGCCGACGGAGGAGGCCGTGCAGATGACGGAGCCCCTCACCAAGGATGACCTCGTCGCGTACCTGGCCTCCGGGTGCAAGCCCAAGGAGAATTGGAG aattGGAACGGAGCATGAGAAGTTTGGTTTTGAAGTTGACACATTACGCCCTATAAACTACAATCAGATTCGTGACATACTGAATGGGCTCGCTGAGAGATTTTCTTGGGACAAGATAATGGAAGAAAACAATGTTATCGGCCTGAAGCAG GGAAAGCAAAGCATCTCTCTAGAACCTGGTGGCCAATTTGAACTTAGTGGTGCTCCCCTTGAAACATTACATCAGACTTGCGCTGAGGTCAATTCACATCTTTATCAG GTCAAAGCAGTTGGAGAGGAAATGGGAATAGGATTTCTTGGACTTGGCTTTCAGCCAAAATGGGCACTGAGTGATATACCAATAATGCCAAAG GGAAGATACGAAATAATGAGGAATTACATGCCTAAAGTTGGTACTCTTGGCCATGATATGATGTTTCGGACATGTACTGTGCAG GTTAATCTTGACTTCAGTTCAGAACAGGATATGATAAGGAAATTTCGTGCTGGCCTCGCCTTGCAGCCT ATTGCAACAGCGATATTTGCCAATTCTCCCTTTAAAGAAGGAAAGCCAAATGGATTTCTCAGCTTAAGGAG CCATATCTGGACAGATACTGATAACAACCGTGCAGGAATGCTCCCTTTTGTTTTTGATGACTCATTTGG ATTTGAGCAATATGTGGATTATGCATTGGATGTCCCAATGTATTTTGTGTATCGAAATAAGAAGTATATTGACTGCACCGGAATGTCATTTCGG GATTTTATGCAAGGAAAGCTTCCACAAGTTCCTGGGGAGTTGCCTACTCTTAATGATTGGGAGAACCATCTAACAACAATTTTTCCCGAG GTTAGGTTAAAGAGATACCTTGAGATGAGAGGTGCTGATGGTGGCCCGTGGAGGAGATTGTGTGCTTTGCCTGCATTTTGG GTTGGGCTGTTATACGATGAGGAATCATTACAAAGCATTTTGGACATGACTTTTGATTGGACAAAGGAGGAACGAGAGATGCTAAGACGGAAG GTACCGGTGACTGGTTTTAAGACACCATTTCGTGATGGATATGTAAGACATTTAGCTGAAGAAGTTCTAACATTGGCTAAG AATGGATTAGAAAGAAGAGGGTACAAGGAGGTTGGTTTCTTGAGAGAGGTTGAGCAAGTGGTGAGCACAG GAGTGACACCTGCCGAGAGGCTTCTGAATCTATACGAGACCAAGTGGCAACGCAACGTGGACCATGTTTTCCAGCACTTGCTATACTGA
- the LOC101772668 gene encoding LOW QUALITY PROTEIN: endoglucanase 14-like (The sequence of the model RefSeq protein was modified relative to this genomic sequence to represent the inferred CDS: substituted 1 base at 1 genomic stop codon), with the protein MASTLPEKLIHHRNHNRTWCGFLLLLGWRFCLGCAISSCAGQPDYRAALANSLLYFEGQRSGKLPPDQRVQWRGDSALADGRDHGVDLTGGYYDSGDNVKFGPPMAFTVTMLTWGVVEYARPLAAAGELRNALAAVRWAADYLARAHAAAETLYVQVGDGDSDHSCWQRPEDMDTPRTAYSVDASRPGSDVAAETAAALAAAAVAFRRLDSGYSAMLLGHAEQLFRFAKNRRGLYHKSVPGAAKFYPSSGDEDELIWAAVWLFVATGGADYKAFILGDGNSGGVQSALSWYNKFLGAQALVAKLILDGKLPDAGNPAAMKRSLEQFLCNVAQHGGGAKLSPGGMLWTQPWNNLQFVTSAAFVAAAHADHLAGASLRCGGWAALPPPQLLSFARSQADYILGANPGQMSYMVGFGARFPERVRHRGASVPSIKSSPGKITCKGGFDYFSRSTPNPNVLVGAIVGGPDGNDQYSDSRENFXQAEPSTVTVAPIVGVLARLLHN; encoded by the exons ATGGCTTCAACTCTACCAGAGAAGCTGATTCACCACAGGAACCACAACCGGA CATGGTGCGGCTTCTTGCTGCTGTTGGGCTGGCGGTTTTGCTTGGGCTGCGCGATCTCCTCCTGCGCGGGCCAGCCCGACTACCGCGCCGCGCTGGCCAACTCGCTGCTCTACTTCGAGGGGCAGCGCTCCGGCAAGCTGCCGCCGGACCAGCGCGTCCAGTGGCGCGGCGACTCCGCGCTCGCCGACGGCCGCGACCACGGC GTGGATCTCACTGGCGGCTACTACGACTCCGGCGACAACGTCAAGTTCGGCCCCCCGATGGCGTTCACCGTGACGATGCTGACGTGGGGCGTCGTCGAGTACGCGCGGCcgctcgcggcggcgggggagctccgGAACGCGCTGGCCGCCGTCCGCTGGGCCGCGGACTACCTGGCCCGGGCGCACGCCGCCGCGGAGACCCTCTACGTGcaggtcggcgacggcgactcCGACCACTCGTGCTGGCAGCGCCCCGAGGACATGGACACGCCGCGGACGGCATACAGCGTCGACGCCTCCCGCCCGGGATCTGACGTCGCAGCCGAgacggccgccgcgctcgccgcggccgccgtcgcgttCCGGCGGCTCGACAGCGGATACAGCGCGATGCTCCTCGGGCACGCCGAGCAG CTGTTCCGTTTCGCCAAGAACCGCCGTGGCCTCTACCACAAAAGCGTGCCGGGGGCTGCAAAATTCTATCCTAGCAGCGGCGACGAG GACGAGCTGATCTGGGCTGCAGTCTGGCTCTTCGTCGCCACCGGTGGTGCAGACTACAAGGCCTTCATCCTCGGCGACGGCAACAGCGGCGGAGTGCAGTCAGCGCTGTCATGGTACAACAAGTTCCTCGGCGCTCAGGCACTGGTCGCAAAG CTTATCCTCGACGGGAAGCTGCCCGACGCCGGCAACCCGGCGGCGATGAAGCGCAGCCTGGAGCAGTTCCTCTGCAACGTGgcgcagcacggcggcggcgccaagctCAGCCCCGGCGGCATGCTCTGGACGCAGCCCTGGAACAACCTGCAGTTCGTGACGTCGGCGGcgttcgtcgccgccgcgcacgccgaCCACCTGGCGGGAGCCTCGCTCCGGTGCGGCGGCTGGGcggctctgccgccgccgcagctcctcTCGTTCGCGCGGTCGCAGGCGGACTACATCCTCGGCGCCAACCCGGGGCAGATGAGCTACATGGTCGGGTTCGGGGCGAGGTTCCCGGAGCGGGTGCGCCACCGCGGCGCGTCGGTGCCGTCCATCAAGTCCAGCCCCGGCAAGATCACCTGCAAGGGCGGGTTCGACTACTTCAGCAGGAGCACGCCCAACCCCAACGTGCTCGTCGGCGCCATCGTCGGAGGGCCCGACGGGAACGACCAGTACAGCGACTCCCGGGAGAACTTCTAGCAGGCCGAGCCGTCCACCGTCACCGTCGCGCCCATCGTCGGAGTGCTTGCGAGGCTTCTGCACAACTGA